A genomic region of Friedmanniella luteola contains the following coding sequences:
- a CDS encoding response regulator transcription factor → MVRTDAASAPLTRPDGTPIRVLAVDDETSLTELLSMAMRYEGWQVTTAASGTAAVKAARETRPDAIVLDMMLPDFDGLEVMRRIRAEDPDVPVIFLTAKDAVEDRIGGLTAGGDDYVTKPFSLEEVIARLRALLRRSGAAFAKSDSTLVVGDLTLDEDSHEVTRGGTEIQLTATEFELLRYLMRNPRRVLSKAQILDRVWNYDFGGQANVVELYISYLRKKIDVDRAPMIHTMRGAGYVLRPAG, encoded by the coding sequence ATGGTCCGAACCGACGCCGCCAGCGCACCGCTCACCCGTCCCGACGGCACCCCGATCCGGGTGCTGGCCGTCGACGACGAGACGAGCCTGACCGAGCTGCTCTCGATGGCCATGCGCTACGAGGGCTGGCAGGTCACCACGGCCGCCTCGGGCACCGCCGCGGTCAAGGCGGCGCGCGAGACCCGGCCGGACGCGATCGTCCTCGACATGATGCTGCCGGACTTCGACGGCCTCGAGGTGATGCGCCGGATCCGCGCCGAGGACCCCGATGTCCCCGTCATCTTCCTGACGGCCAAGGACGCCGTCGAGGACCGGATCGGCGGCCTGACGGCGGGCGGCGACGACTACGTCACCAAGCCGTTCAGCCTGGAGGAGGTCATCGCCCGGCTGCGCGCCCTGCTGCGCCGCAGCGGGGCGGCCTTCGCCAAGAGCGACTCGACGCTGGTCGTGGGCGACCTGACGCTCGACGAGGACAGCCACGAGGTGACCCGCGGCGGCACCGAGATCCAGCTGACCGCCACCGAGTTCGAGCTGCTGCGCTACCTGATGCGCAACCCCCGCCGGGTGCTGAGCAAGGCCCAGATCCTCGACCGGGTCTGGAACTACGACTTCGGCGGCCAGGCCAACGTCGTCGAGCTCTACATCTCCTACCTGCGCAAGAAGATCGACGTCGACCGGGCGCCGATGATCCACACCATGCGGGGCGCGGGGTACGTGCTGCGCCCGGCGGGGTGA
- a CDS encoding sensor histidine kinase: protein MSTAPGLEPAVLGPAGEPPAPLGRGTLGRQLVIRVTALVALAAVLLSLATALATRQLLLQQVDKQVDAVSAGQRGGSPSGRPGDKDDIVQVGNPRDTIIAAFGADGTVLESRILRRGYGEPPALDDATNASLAALPVTRDKRSVEVAGVGHYRVATYDVTYQLTNGSGEVLQGRVVVGVPLAEVDRLLAQIIGLETVLSLLAVLGALVAARAVVLRSLRPLNRVAATAQQVSQLPLDRGEVALAVRVPPADADPTSEVGRVGQALNHMLTNVEAALEARQASETKVRRFVADASHELRNPLAAIRGYAELTRRSRGEMPEDAAFAMSRVESEAERMSRLVEDLLLLARLDSGPAIEVGPTDLTELVINAVSDARAAGPAHSWQLDLPAEPVVALGDRHRLHQVVVNLLANARTHTPPGTRVETGLEVRDGQAVVTVTDDGPGIPEAIQHHVFERFTRADTSRVRAEGGASGTSTGLGLAIVAAVVEAHRGHVTVSSRPGRTTFTVWLPLAAVPSAPPVSPFAPPVSS, encoded by the coding sequence GTGAGCACCGCCCCGGGCCTGGAGCCCGCGGTCCTCGGCCCGGCCGGCGAGCCGCCGGCTCCGCTGGGCCGCGGGACGCTCGGACGCCAGCTGGTCATCCGGGTCACCGCCCTGGTGGCCCTGGCCGCCGTGCTGCTGAGTCTCGCCACCGCCCTCGCGACCCGGCAGCTGCTGCTGCAGCAGGTCGACAAGCAGGTCGACGCCGTCTCCGCGGGCCAGCGCGGGGGGTCCCCCTCCGGACGGCCCGGCGACAAGGACGACATCGTCCAGGTCGGCAACCCGCGGGACACCATCATCGCCGCCTTCGGGGCGGACGGCACCGTGCTGGAGAGCCGCATCCTGCGGCGCGGGTACGGGGAGCCGCCGGCCCTGGACGACGCCACCAACGCCAGCCTGGCCGCCCTCCCGGTCACGCGGGACAAGCGCTCGGTCGAGGTCGCCGGCGTCGGGCACTACCGGGTCGCCACGTACGACGTGACCTACCAGCTCACCAACGGCAGCGGCGAGGTGCTGCAGGGCCGGGTGGTGGTCGGCGTGCCGTTGGCCGAGGTCGACCGCCTGCTGGCCCAGATCATCGGCCTGGAGACCGTGCTGAGCCTGCTGGCCGTGCTCGGCGCCCTGGTCGCGGCCCGGGCCGTCGTGCTGCGCAGCCTGCGGCCGCTCAACCGGGTCGCGGCCACCGCGCAGCAGGTCTCCCAGCTGCCGCTGGACCGCGGCGAGGTCGCCCTGGCCGTCCGGGTGCCACCCGCCGACGCGGACCCCACGTCGGAGGTCGGCCGCGTCGGCCAGGCGCTGAACCACATGCTCACCAACGTCGAGGCCGCCCTGGAGGCGCGCCAGGCCAGCGAGACCAAGGTCCGCCGGTTCGTCGCCGACGCGTCGCACGAGCTGCGCAACCCGCTCGCCGCGATCCGCGGGTACGCCGAGCTGACGCGGCGCAGCCGCGGGGAGATGCCCGAGGACGCGGCCTTCGCGATGTCCCGGGTGGAGTCCGAGGCCGAGCGGATGTCGCGGCTGGTCGAGGACCTGCTGCTGCTGGCCCGGCTGGACTCCGGCCCGGCGATCGAGGTCGGGCCCACCGACCTGACCGAGCTGGTGATCAACGCCGTGAGCGACGCGCGCGCCGCCGGGCCCGCGCACTCCTGGCAGCTCGACCTGCCCGCCGAGCCCGTGGTCGCCCTGGGCGACCGGCACCGGCTGCACCAGGTCGTGGTCAACCTGCTGGCCAACGCGCGCACCCACACCCCGCCGGGTACCCGCGTCGAGACCGGCCTGGAGGTCCGCGACGGGCAGGCGGTCGTCACCGTCACCGACGACGGGCCCGGCATCCCCGAGGCGATCCAGCACCACGTCTTCGAGCGGTTCACCCGCGCCGACACCAGCCGGGTCCGCGCGGAGGGAGGCGCCTCGGGCACCAGCACCGGGCTGGGCCTGGCCATCGTCGCGGCGGTCGTCGAGGCTCACCGGGGGCACGTGACGGTGTCCAGCCGGCCCGGCCGGACCACGTTCACGGTGTGGCTGCCGCTGGCCGCCGTGCCGTCGGCGCCGCCGGTCAGCCCGTTCGCCCCGCCGGTCAGCTCCTGA
- a CDS encoding ABC transporter ATP-binding protein, producing MSMESAAWSTLYRTMSAQQEKRPFSRVTVRRVAAFARPQRVTIGFFVLLSVVGAFLAVATPLLAGQVIDAITSRSAPAVVVRLALLIAGIAVAEAGVGLVSRWLSAQIGETLILDLRRAVFDHVQTMPIAFFTRTRTGALVSRLNNDVIGAQRAFSDTLSGVVGNFVAVVLALVVMLATSWQITVLALVLLPVFVLPARRMGRRLAAMRLEAANHNSTMSTQMTERFSAPGATLVKLFSRPDRESAEFGVRATRVRDIGVSSAYLQMVFVTALTLVSALALALVYGLGGWFALRGTLEAGSVVTMALLLTRLYAPLTSLAGARVEVMSALVSFERVFEILDLPALITERPGATVVPAGPVGVEFDHVDFAYPTADKVSLASLEEVAVLDNRGGVQVLHDVSFRAEPGQMVALVGSSGAGKSTVAQLLARLYDVDGGAVRIGGVDVRDLTFAGLREALGMVTQDGHLFHDSIRGNLLLANADATEEELWAALRRSRLETLVAELPAGLDTVVGERGYRLSGGERQRLTIARLLLAQPRVVIMDEATASLDSTSEAAVTAALGEALQGRTALVIAHRLSTVRSADLILVLEDGRIIERGRHGELLAADGRYAELYRTQFAPGPGGASAMEPQQDEPVPTP from the coding sequence CCTGGTCGACCCTGTACCGGACGATGTCGGCGCAGCAGGAGAAGCGGCCGTTCTCCCGGGTCACGGTCCGCCGGGTCGCCGCCTTCGCCCGGCCCCAGCGCGTCACGATCGGCTTCTTCGTCCTGCTGAGCGTCGTCGGGGCCTTCCTCGCCGTCGCCACCCCGCTGCTCGCCGGTCAGGTCATCGACGCCATCACCAGCCGGTCGGCTCCGGCCGTCGTGGTGCGGCTGGCCCTGCTGATCGCCGGGATCGCCGTCGCGGAGGCCGGGGTCGGCCTCGTCTCGCGCTGGCTGTCGGCCCAGATCGGGGAGACGCTGATCCTCGACCTCCGCCGCGCCGTGTTCGACCACGTGCAGACGATGCCGATCGCGTTCTTCACCCGGACCCGGACGGGTGCGCTGGTCAGCCGGCTGAACAACGACGTCATCGGCGCGCAGCGGGCGTTCTCCGACACGCTGTCGGGTGTCGTCGGCAACTTCGTCGCCGTCGTCCTCGCGCTCGTCGTCATGCTCGCGACGTCCTGGCAGATCACGGTGCTGGCCCTGGTGCTGCTCCCGGTCTTCGTGCTGCCGGCGCGGCGGATGGGCCGCCGGCTCGCCGCGATGCGCCTCGAGGCGGCGAACCACAACTCCACCATGAGCACGCAGATGACCGAGCGGTTCTCCGCCCCCGGGGCGACGCTGGTCAAGCTGTTCAGCCGGCCCGACCGGGAGTCCGCGGAGTTCGGCGTCCGCGCCACCCGGGTGCGCGACATCGGCGTCAGCTCGGCGTACCTGCAGATGGTCTTCGTGACCGCCCTGACCCTGGTCTCCGCCCTGGCGCTGGCGCTGGTCTACGGGCTGGGCGGCTGGTTCGCGCTGCGCGGCACGCTGGAGGCCGGGTCGGTGGTGACCATGGCGCTGCTGCTCACCCGCCTCTACGCCCCGCTCACCTCCCTGGCCGGCGCCCGGGTCGAGGTGATGAGCGCGCTCGTCAGCTTCGAGCGGGTCTTCGAGATCCTCGACCTGCCGGCCCTGATCACGGAGCGGCCCGGCGCGACGGTCGTCCCGGCCGGCCCCGTCGGCGTCGAGTTCGACCACGTCGACTTCGCCTACCCGACGGCGGACAAGGTCTCGCTGGCCTCGCTCGAGGAGGTCGCCGTGCTCGACAACCGCGGCGGGGTGCAGGTCCTGCACGACGTCAGCTTCCGGGCCGAGCCGGGGCAGATGGTGGCCCTGGTCGGCTCCTCGGGTGCGGGCAAGTCGACGGTCGCCCAGCTGCTCGCCCGGCTCTACGACGTCGATGGCGGCGCGGTCCGGATCGGCGGCGTGGACGTGCGCGACCTCACCTTCGCCGGGTTGCGGGAGGCGCTCGGGATGGTCACCCAGGACGGGCACCTCTTCCACGACTCCATCCGCGGGAACCTGCTGCTGGCCAACGCCGACGCCACCGAGGAGGAGCTGTGGGCGGCGCTGCGCCGGTCCCGGCTGGAGACCCTGGTCGCCGAGCTGCCGGCCGGCCTGGACACCGTCGTCGGCGAGCGGGGCTACCGGCTCTCCGGCGGCGAGCGCCAGCGGCTGACCATCGCCCGGCTGCTGCTGGCCCAGCCGCGGGTGGTGATCATGGACGAGGCGACGGCGTCGCTGGACTCCACCTCGGAGGCCGCGGTGACGGCCGCCCTCGGCGAGGCCCTGCAGGGCCGCACGGCCCTGGTGATCGCCCACCGGCTGTCCACGGTCCGCTCGGCCGACCTGATCCTCGTGCTGGAGGACGGCCGCATCATCGAGCGCGGCCGGCACGGCGAGCTGCTCGCCGCCGACGGCCGCTACGCCGAGCTCTACCGGACGCAGTTCGCCCCGGGCCCCGGCGGGGCCAGCGCGATGGAGCCGCAGCAGGACGAGCCCGTGCCGACGCCCTGA